Part of the Zingiber officinale cultivar Zhangliang chromosome 6A, Zo_v1.1, whole genome shotgun sequence genome, CACGGGGACGACTAGGGAACGCCAGAAGTAGCCGTCGGGTTATAGAGGTTGTTTCCAAAGTTAATCTCTTTTTAATATTTCTTGCTCTGAGCTGCTCTATCCAATGAATGATTTCGTTGGGTTCTTGGTCTAGACAAGTAATTTTCGGTGTCAGCGCATGAGTTTTTCAGGGTGCGGATATTGGTCCAGGATGGATTTTTGGTCGGGTGCAGACTGGAATTTTGATTAATGCGTCAGTAACGAAATTCCATATAGGAATTTTTGCCTAGATCACTGAAATTGCAATAACTTCTGATATCTACATTGTTAAAAAATAACGACTCTCCATTTATTTTGTTACCGCAGAAGATTTTATTTGGGAATTTTCAGGATACTGAGGATTTTCTTAATCATTGTTCTGAGAAAAATTATATTGGTATAATGCTGGAACCTCAATAAATTATTGTGCAAACTGTTTCTGTTACAGGCCTGATTACTGATATTTTGATGCATACGGGAGTAACTATACCCTTGCCAATTTAATCTTGAATCAGTTTGTTGCAAATTTTTCCTCAATTTGTGGATCTTTTCAATTGTACTATATCttgtggattttatttttattctttgaaGCAATCCACACCTCGCTGTTTTGGGTTCATTTTGAAGTTGCATATTTACTTGTCTAAAATACAACATGAGTCTATTGGCTAAAATGCCACCGTATATACTAACATTATTTGTGTCCGGTAATGATGGTGCTATTTGGTGTGATCTTTCAATGAACATTAAGTggctataaatttatataaactatATGTATGACATATATATACTTACACAATCAATTGGgtgataatttaataaatgataatCTTATTATTATCTAGGTAGAAAAATATATTGCTATTTGAGAAAAACATGAACATTCCATAAAAAATAATTGTAAGATAATTATTTTATGATGTTTTATGAtgataagatttatatttttattttatcaagATCCTAACTTATATCTTTTTTTCAAATTTCTTTtatcatttcatttttttaatgaattatcTATCACTGTACCTAAttcatttatgatttttttatcatCTTTACCTTCTAATCTAGGTATTTTGTTTTTTatacatataaaatattaatttttttaatcattgtatttattattttcattattttatcatagatgatttttaaatttcatcTACCAAATATTAGAtcattaatttttatataatatttatttttatctaatttataatttgaaaacTCTTACCTATTTAATAGTGTTCTCAAGTTTACATATGAAAGTAACGGTCATACTTTACCATTAGACTCTATAATGAAACTGTTCTATTTTTAATACTACATAATACATATCTTTTGAGGAACcatataaatttaatataataatttaatagatttatttattaaatatttatcttaatactagttaataatataatataattctcCTCATTTATCCGAATTTAAAATGATCTCCTCTTTATCCGGATTTAAAACGGGCTATGACCGATTAATTCATCATGCGCAGAGttatatagaaattaaatttacaGTTATTCCAAACTTAGTCCATTAGTCAGATGCTTAAAATTATAACACACTTTCTGTAGAGTGATTTTATTGCGTTTCCTATGTTACGTTGATAGTACATGAATCCTCTTTATAAAATGTATTGTacaatagaaaataataaattttctgTGGTAATTTATCAAATGGCACATCTAGAAATCTTAATTGACCAAAAGATATATGTtattttggtatttaccaaagggcACACTTTTTCAAGTGTACTTCTctttttatccttctgacaaatCTAATTTCTTTTgtcgtttttcttttctccctcttctctttcctatctcTTCTCTCATCTCTCCAATGCATACtgcttcttttatttttcctttcctttctttcctcttttttatTTGCATGCATGCATAACATAGGTCTGATATACAAATCATATCAGTACAACGACATTtaatatttagttaattatttgataacattttaatacatttagagaaactaaaataaatcatgaataacaaatTTAAACTCCTTGTAATATCAGAAATCCACAGAAATTGAAATAAGTACAATcaaagctctctaggtccattagtgagtttcggtcaaaccCCACTAATGGagctagagagctccgattgcactcatttcagttcatgTGGATTCCTGATATTGCAAGaaattcaaatatgctatccattgtttattttgacttttagaatgtattaaaatataagaataaaaaatcaataaaaaaacctCCACATTAggtctgatatgaatcatatcaggcccacgttgggcctgatatggaatcatatcaggcctaacatgggtctgatatgaatcatatcaggcctaacgtggagattttttgctgattctttcttcttatattttaacacattctaaaagtcaaaataaacaacggataacatatttgaactccttgcaacattagGAATCCAtcggaactgaaatgggtacaatcgaagctctctaagtccattagtgggttttgaccgaaactcactaatggacctagaaagCTTTGATTGCACTTATTTCATTTTCTGTGGATTTCTGAGATTACAAGGAATTCAAATTTACTATTCATGGTTTATTTTGACTTTcagaagatgttaaaatataagaagaaagaattagTAAAAAATCTCCACATTAGGCctaatatgattcatatcaggctcatgttaggcctgatataatttcaaatcagacccaacgtgggcctaatatgatttcatatcaggcctaacgtgggcttgatatgatttcatatcaggcataacatgagcctgatatgattcatatcaggcctaacgtgaagattttttgctgattctttcttcttatattttaacaccttataaaagtcaaaataaacaacggataacatatttgaactccttgcaacatcaggaatctttaggaactgaaatgagtacaatcggagctctctaggtccatcagtgggtttcggtcaaaacccactgatggacctagagagctttgattgcacccatttcagttcctgtggattcctgatgttgcaaggagttcaaatatgctatccgttgtttattttgacttttagaaagtattaaaatataagaagaaagaatcagcaaaaaaccTCCACGTTAGacttgatatgaatcatatcagggcCATGTTAGgcctaatatgattttttttatagtgcATTCTTATGTTTAGCTTGCAGTAATTGTACAAGTGAAAGAATGTACTACAGACTCAAACATAAAAATCATAATGAATTAGAGAAACAAAATACAGTATTTATGAAGAATTACAAAGACAAGAAGAATTGGAATTGTAAATTAAATACCTCTTATTTTCTTACAATGATACAAGCTGAAGTCCTCAGTAACATACCATAAGCTAGAAAGCATGCATGAGATAACATCTTGTTACTATCTCCATTTCTCATGAACTGAAGCAGCTACAACCTTGCTTTGACATCTGCCCTGTGGCATGATATTTAGCCGTACTTTCTTCTGACTTCAATAGCTCTTCACAGCACATAGCCTCAGTCGTTGCTCTCTTCTCTTTGGCTTCTTTGTGAGTCATAGcaattttgtttttcattttctcagCATATTTTGCTTTTTGTTCTCTAATTTTTGCTGTCCATATAGTGTTAGAGCAATCATAGACACATCCATTATGAAATGAAGAGTTCCTAAAATAGTTGAGCAttcctaatagagtgagaccCACATGGGTCTGATATGAAATTATATCAGACCTAACATGGGCCTAATATGAAGGTCTGATATGAAATTATATCATgcccaacgtgagcctgatatgattcatatcaggtctAACGTGGAggttttttattgattttttattcttatattttaacacattctaaaagtcaaaataaacaacggataacatatttgaactccttgtaatatcagaaatccacaggagctaaaatgggtgcaatcgaagTTCTCTaaatccatcagtggattttgatcgaaacccactgGACTTAGAGAGTTTTGATTGCACTTATTtcaattcctgtggatttctgagatTACAAGGAGTTTAAATTTACTATTCATGGtttattttaacttttctaaatgtattaaaatgttatcaaataattaactaaatcttaaatGTCGTTGTACTTATATGATTTGTATATCAGGCATATGCTATGTATGCaaataaaaaagagaaaatataggaaaggaaaaataaaagaagcaGCATGTATGGGAGAGATGAGAAAAgagataggaaagagaagagtgagaaaagaaaaacaaaaaaagaaattagatttgttagaaaaataaaaagggaagtaCTTGAAAAAGTGTATCCtttgataaatattaaaataatatatatcttTTGGTCAATTAAGATTTCTGGATGTTTcatttggtaaattgccgaattTTCATGGTACAAAATTTATGacagtaaaatataattaaaactagaaaatagaaaattcaaaattttcagtTTCGAACGAAACccattcttaatttttttttaaaaaatatttatgaaataTTTGGGGCAAATTGAAATTTTCACTTTTCTCAAAACTGGAAAACCCCCGGAATATTGGCCGAAGGGGATAAGGAAGACCGAAGGGAACGAGAACGATGACGGCATCCATCTGCCTCCCCGCAGCCGcactccttcctccttcctctgtCTATCCTCCAAATTCCCGCCGCTTCTGTCACCCTTCTCCCTTGTCTCCATCAGCTTATTCGAGTCGGAAGACCAGGATCTACGCGGGGGCCGAACGGCCTCTGGAGGAGGTGTATAACGTCCGGGTGGAGCGAGGGTTATCGCCGGAGCGTAAATCGGTGCTAGGCGTCGGCAAATGGTCGATCTGGAAGACCGGCGGGCCTTGCCACCTCCCCTGGGACTGGCACGTGGACCAGCAGGTGTACGTGGTCAGCGGCGAGGTCCGGGTGGTTCCCGAGGGCGCCAAATCCGGCGAGCGCTACATGCGCTTCGTTGCAGGAGATCTTGTACGGTATCCAAAGTGGTTTGAGGCTGACCTCTTCTTCAACGGCCCTTATGAGGAGCGTTACAGATTCCTTGCTTACGGTGACGAGTGAAGCAGCCCTAAATGTTGAGGTAACCATTGATTACAACCTCCTAGCTCGCTTGGTTCCTCTGCAACAAACAGCTACAATTTCGTGCTTTTGAAATagtatttattagattttttaaatgtTCTTTTGACATCGCGAACTATTGCGTTTACTAAGCCAATTTTATGGGTGTGTTGACAGGATATGGTATGTAATTCCGTTTATTTGAATATGATCGTTGTTATTAAGTGTGTTTTTTATCGTATACATATTTGCTTTTATTATAGGTAAAACTATAATTGAAGGTTCAgctcaaagaaaaaaaaaggtttcAGTTTAGTGATCACAATCATAATAAGTTTGAAGTTGTTGGGAGTGGTATGGTGAGTGCATATATAGAAAAAGCAGCTGAGGATTTAGGTTACAGAGTTAAGGAAGAGATACTGCCTACTAAATTACATGTGCTAAAATTGAAATGAGCCTGTGGATCCTGACGGAAATCTAAAAACTCATTATTGAT contains:
- the LOC121998308 gene encoding uncharacterized protein LOC121998308, which produces MTASICLPAAALLPPSSVYPPNSRRFCHPSPLSPSAYSSRKTRIYAGAERPLEEVYNVRVERGLSPERKSVLGVGKWSIWKTGGPCHLPWDWHVDQQVYVVSGEVRVVPEGAKSGERYMRFVAGDLVRYPKWFEADLFFNGPYEERYRFLAYGDE